The Novibacillus thermophilus genome segment TCGTAGCTGTCGTACGGATACTGGCTCGCCAAGGCCCGAATCGCGGTCTCCGACTGGATGGACACAAACTCTTTGTAATCGTCGACGTCAAACATCGCCTTTGCCGTATCCACCACCCGCCACACGACGACTGCCCCGATTTCGATGGGGTTTCCTTTCGCGTCGTTCACTTTTAACTTTCCGCTGTTAAAGTTGCGCACGCGCAAAGACACACGGCTCTTCCACGCGAAGGGATTGGCCCAGAAAAAGCCAGACTCCCGAATGGTCCCTGTATACCTGCCCAAGAAAGTGAGCACGCGGGATTCATTCGGATGGACGATCACGAAACCCGTTACTGTCAAGGCTATCACAACGAAAAGAAAAACACCGAGCGGATTCCCCCACGCAACGAGCAAAATTCCGGCAATGAGGAGGATGACGTCCGCCAACAACATGAGAAAACCGTTCACGCGCCACGCTCGTTTTTCACTGATTGGCCTCACTCGCATTTCCCCTTTTTTTGAATTGTTATCAATATGATATCATAATATTATCACCTCGTCACCTGTTTTATTGGGCGCGGTCTATCGTAATGCAATATACTAGCAAATGGACAAGCTACCTTATGTAGAAAGGTAGCTTGTCCATGTAAACGGTGCAAAAGTTCACAAACGTAAACACGGCGGTAAAGTATTACGATTCTTTGGAATTAAAAAGGGATTTGACCGATTGGATCACATCCGTCAAAAACACCATGGTGAGCAACCCGACAATCGTGAACGCGTAGGACAGTGAATGATCAAAAAGGACTAACCCGAGAAAAACCAATACGATTCCTATGTAGAACCCCGGGTCCGAGAATTGTTCAAACGACCTTTCTTCGTCAATACTAATCTTATCCTGCAACTTTTTATCACTTCTGATGAGATCGTCTATGGTCACGTCAAACATGTCACTCAATCTGATCAAATTGTGTATGTCAGGGTAGCCTTTATGTGCCTCCCACTTGTAAACCGCCTGGCGGGAAACGTTTAACTTCTGGGCCAACTCTTCCTGGGACAGATTGTGTTCTTCCCTCAACTTCTTCAGTTTGCTGCCAAATTCCATGTGATCACCTCCCCACCTAACAGCTTACCCCAATCCCGAAAAATGCGAAACAAACCTATTGTTACACGTGTCAACTAACGGTTTACAAACACGTTTTGGCATTTGGCAGCCAGTGTGTACAGTATGTTTGCAATGCTGGCTAGAGAAGATAATGCTTGCGTTCTAATAGTCTCATTTGCTGCCACCCTCCTCGTAAAGAAACACTTCCTCCACCGTCGTGTTGAATGCTCGCGCAATTCGGATGGCGAGCGGCAGTAACAGGTTCTCATCACTGTTCACAAATGACCTCGCCCGTGACCGCGTCGATAAAGGGGATCGTTTTTTGCGTGTCGCGATGACACAGTTTGTAAACGAGCATGTACGCGTCTTCCCCTTTGTCGTCATCTTTTTGCCAGGTGAGTTTAAAGTCGAGGGCCTGTAAATAGTTTGCTTTCGCCGTTTCCCGCTCCACTTCGGGGGAAGTGGGAACAAGGTCTAACTGGGTCGGATCGATGTCCATTCCGGTAAAATGGTCGACATAACCCGTCGTCCGGTTCACACATATTTGCACATACTGTAAATAAACGGGAACATTGCCTGCGTACAGGCGGAACGTGAACATTTCCCGGCGGCTATCAGTCTCTTCATCACTCCATCGCTTGAGACGTAAGTAGCGGTGTGGTTCGGGAAGGATTTGTTGCAAAAACGACAGGGCTATGTGCAAGCATTCCTCGCGCGTCAACGCCAGATCGCCGTTTCGTTCCGCAAACCACATGAACGAGCACAACCGTCCACTCTTCTTGTCGATCATCGCTTTCACCGTATCCTGTGTACGTCGATCGAAAAAACCTTTCAGCGACCGGTCTTCTGTATCGTCCCGCCACTTTCGGTCACGCCACACGACCCCCAACTGGTCGCCCATGTCCAGTTCACGCACTCTCTCAAGCTGGGATTCATCAACCCCGATCAACTGCTCGATAGAACTGCCGTGGGAAATACCCCCGTCTGGCAACAGTTCAGGCAGTGGTTCAAATGAAACGTATTCGCCTTCTTCGTCTGATCCTCCGCTTAGCGGCTTCCCGTCATCAGCCCTGAACGAGACCACGCGCGGGAGAGGTTCATACACGAGTCGCCATTTCCCGTTACCCCCTCGTATATCTCTTCGTGCAGACAAGCGACTTGCAACCGGAGGTCGAGACTGTCCGCCACGTGTTGCCGCAAGCTCTCTTTGGAAACGAGTTCTGCCGGAACGTCTGGCGCCGGTTTCTCACCGTGATAGGTAAATCCGACAATGTCCCCGCTGTCATTTACTTTCACGTCACAACCGCTGTGCGGAAGCGGCAAGCCCATCACTTTCTGTTCATACGTGAACTGTACGGCCCCTCTTTTCTCATTTGTGTGCGTCAAGTGAAACAACTTGAGCGCCTCGGGATAGTGCTTCGTCATAAATTGCTCAGCGCGTTTCTGACGTTCAGAGAGAGGGAGTAGACGTACAGTTGTATTCTCTTCGCCCTCCCGGTCAACTGTCAGATCGATAAGGTCGCAATTCTTCCCGAGTGTGACCAAAATCCCTTCGCCGGTCTCGGGGTCCGACCAAACAAACATCGCCTCACCTGATTCCGGCTTAGCTTCGTTCTGCATAAAGTCTTCTATTTCAAGGGCATAGTGTTCCGGTACGTCCGCGATGGCACGGGCCTGCTCTTTCAGTTGTTCCAGAGTCACCTTGTGCACCACTCCCGTCATTTTTTGTTTCAATAACACCTTTTCCCCTACAAGGTGAGAAAGCGTTGAAAAACTCTGTCACTCAACTGCGGTAAGTGTTCATGGCCGTACTCATGGTACAACAGCAATTCCTTCTTCGCTTTAATTTTGTTGTAGGCGGCAAACTGCGTCGACGGCGGACAAGCCATGTCGTTCAAAGCCGTGACCCACAACACACTGGCCTCTATTCGCTCAGCTAAGTGCTGAATGTCAATGTAGCCCAGTTTCTGAAAAATCTCGTCTTCCCTTTCGTGATTCGGATCGAACATTTTAAAGTAATAAGAAATCTCTTTGTAAGCCGAGTTGTCTATGTCCAGTTCCCACACCCGCTTGTAATCGGACAAAAACGGGTAGACGGCGACCACCTCTTTGATGCGCGGTTCCAACGCCGCACACGCGACAGCGAGGGCCCCTCCCTGCGAAGCGCCGTACACGCCGACTCGCCCTGGGTCCACCTCTTCCATCGCCATCAAGATTCTCGCTGCTTGCACTGTATCAAGGAAGACGTGGCGGTAGTACAAGCGGTCCGGGTCCGGGTCGTCCACCCCGCGAATAATGTGGCCCCTCACTGTCGTCCCTTTGACGTGAAGATTGTCTTCAGACCGCCCGCCTTGCCCGCGGCAGTCCATGGCCAGTACCGTCACGCCGTGGGCGGCGTAGTTCACTTTGTCGAACCAGTCGCCGCTGTTCACCGTATACCCGTGAAACATGACGATCCCCGGTCCTGTCCCGGACCTCCCCTTTGGCTTCGCCAGCTTACAGTGAACTTTCGCGCCGCCGACACCAGTAAAGTACAGGTGATAGCAGTCTGCCTGATCAGACTGAAATGCCGCCGGCTCGAGTTCATAAGCGAGCGACTGCTGATCCAGTTCCTTTAACCCCCGTTCCCAGTACGCTTCAAAGTCTTCCGGTTTCGGACTTTTCCCCGTATACGCTTTCAGTTCTGACAAAGGCATGTCAAACTGCATCGTCCCACTCTCCCGTTAAAAAATGTTCCATTCGCATTATAACCCGTCTCGCGAACTAAGCAAAAGGCCGGCTGCACAAGCCTTTCGACCGTCCCCTTGAAGTTGCGAAAAGATCCTCTTGGAAGATTCGTGAAACCTTGGAGATGAAGGCTCCCTCTCACCGCGACAGTCATCCGTCTAAACAACGTATAGAACGGCGTGATCTCTCCCATACTATGTGGAAAAGCTTGCTAGTCGTCTGACTGCTTTCGAAAGGTTCGATTCCCATGGGAGACGAGATGCAAAAGCCGAATGCCAGACCATCCCCCGGCTGGACGCCACTCACGGAAACGAAGTGGTTTCAGAGGAGCCGGCTGTTTTTCAGGTGGACGTTTTACGGGCTCGCAGGCTGTGCAGCTTCTGTACTGCTGGGCTTCTTAGTGTTGAAATCGCAGCCGCTGCCGGAGCCCGTACAACCTCTCACCACGCACATCTACAGCGACGACGGCCGTTTGATCGACGAACTGCACAGCGGTGAAAAGCGAGAATACGTGCCGTTGGAAAACATTCCGCCCGCTCTCATTCAGGCGACGATCGCCGTTGAAGACCGCTTTTTTTACGACCACTTCGGCCTGTCACCCCGGGGCATTCTGCGGGCAGCGTGGACGGATTTAAAGGAAATGGCCCTCGTAGAAGGAGCCAGTACGATCACCCAGCAGCTGGCGCGCAATTTGTACTTGAGCCATGACCGGACGTGGGCGCGCAAACTGAAAGAAGCGAAGTACGCGCTCCAACTGGAAATTCACTACGACAAAGATACCCTTTTGGAAATGTACTTAAATGAAGTTTACTTCGGGCACCAAGCTTACGGCGTGGGGCAGGCGGCGAAGATGTTTTTCGGAAAAAAACCAGAAGACCTGACCGTTGCCGAGTGCGCCCTCCTCGCGGGCATCCCGAAGGGAGCGGGAACGTACTCCCCTTACATACACCCCGACAACGCCAAGGAGCGACAGCTCGTCGTACTGAAGGCAATGGAAAGGGAAGGTTATTTAACACGCGATGAAGTGAACGAAATCGCACGCCAACCGCTGTCGTACAAACCGCCGCAGACGACGGAAACGCAAGCCCCGTATTTTCGCGACTACATTAAGTCTTTGGCCGTCCACCGTTACGGACTGAATCAAGACCAAATCGAAAACGGCGGCCTCCACATCTACACGACCCTCGACCTGGACTTGCAACAACAAGCGGAACGAGCGATACAGCAACACATTGACACCGATTCGGAATTGCAAGCTGCGCTCATCGCCGTTGACTCCAAAACAGGGGCCATTAAAGCGATGGTGGGCGGAACGGATTACGAGAAGACCCAGTACAACCGCACGCTGGCCAAACGGCAGCCCGGCTCGGCGTTTAAACCTTTTTTGTACTTGTCCGCGCTGGAAGACGGGTTTACACCGGCCACGATGATGAAGAGCGAGCCGACGACGTTTACATACGGCGACGATGAAGTCTACAAACCGCAAAACTACCACGGCCAGTACGCCTATAGGCCGATTACGATGCGGGAAGCCCTCGTGCGGTCCGACAACGTGTACGCCGTGAAGACACACTTCAAACTCGGTTTGCAGCCGTTAGTGGAAACGGCTGAACAGCTCGGCATCAAAGAAAACCTTTCACCCCACCCTTCCCTCGCCCTCGGCTCCATCCCCGTCTCCCCCCTGGAGATGACTGAAGCGTACACGACCATCGCCCGGCAAGGGGAGCACGTCGGGTTGACGGCGATTAAACGCATTGAGGACAGCAGGGGGAACGTACTGGCAGAGGCGGATATAACCTCCGAGCGCGTCGCCTCGCCCGCCTATACGTTTGTCCTCACCCACATGATGCAAGGGGTGTTTGACGACGAGGGGGGCACGGGGAACATCGTGCGCCAACTCGTAAAGCGCCCGGTCGCGGGCAAAACCGGTACGACCGACTGGGACAGCTGGATGATCGGTTTCGACACGGACCTCGTGACGACCGTCTGGGTCGGTTACGACCAGAACGAGAAACTTTCTTACACCGATGCGCGCGCTGCGAAGTGGGTGTGGGGCTCGTTCATGCAACGCGTGACCCGGGGAAAAGCGAACCGGGTTTTTGAAGTGCCGGAAGGTGTCACCCCCGCTTACATCGATCCGGCCAGCGGACGCCTGGCCACCGAAAATTGTCCAAATTACTACTTGGAGTACTTCGTCACGGGAACACAACCGACTGAAACGTGTGACGTCCACGGAGGAAGCCGACCGGCAAAACCGGTCCCCGTGGAAAGGAAGGAAGTCCCGGAACGCTCCTGGTTCGACCGCTTAAAGGATTGGTGGCAGCATTAACAGTCATCGCTGCCGCCGATGTTCCCCGAACCGTCGGCCCACACCTCATCGTTGTACAGCGTAATCAGGCCGGCCTCGTTCAATTCGCTGAGCACTTCGAACAAACTGTCCCGCTTGTGCGAGGGTAAGCTGCGTACAAAGGCGTTAATCTCTTCAGGCGGGCAGTTGCTCCGAAAGTGAACGCCGCCGTGACGGGCAAAGTGTTCGTGTTGCACAGGAATCACCTCAATCTCATATTGGATTCATTTGTACTGTACCCAACCCTCTAGCGGTTATGAATGCAGACAACCCAGAGGGCAGGTGCTGATGCACCTGCCCTCTGGGCGTCCTAGTATATGTGGTTATACCATTCAATTTTACCTAGGGCCGTATCACGCGACAAGCGGTTTGTTTCCTTTTTCACAAAGCGTTCACGTTTCACTTTCCAATGCCGCTTTTGTCTCTTCGGGCGTATTGTTCCACATCTCCTGGCTGTGGTCGATTAACAACTGTTTAAGCGCCCTTTTCGCCCGGTTGTCTAAAAACTTTATTTTTACTTTGCGCTTCATAGCGGCGTCCATCTGGTTCACGTGTTCGGCCATGTTTTTAAACCCGCGGCGCGCTTTCCGGTCGATCTGTACCGTGCAGTCGCCCAATCCAGCGTAAAACGGTCCGTTCGGTCCGCGGTCGACGGCCACCCACACGATGTAGTACGTTTTTGGGTTCGGCAGTTCCGCCTCCATTTGGCTCGGGTCATCGATAAACTTAATGCCCCGCTCTGCTTTGCTCTTTCCGTGTATAGCGCCCAGGTCGATCGTCGCTTCGTCGCCATCTATCAGTACGGCGGAAATGTTGTTCAAATTTAACGTTCCGGTCACGTAACCGCCGTGTGTCGTCGAATCGGCACCGAGAATTTGAAATCCACCGCCTAAATCTTTCTTCCTCGGCATTGCCTTTGCCTCCTTAAGTCAGCCTGAAGTAATGACACTACGATCATTTTACCCCCTTCGTCGTCCACATGCAAAAGAATGTACGACGGTTTAACGCCACCCCTTGCATATCGATAAAAAAACGAATATTATTAGCTGTGTTGCTGTTATTTATTCGTTTTTATGTCGTAGGAGGACGGTTCTATGGAGAAATTCTTTCAGTTTCATCAACATAATACGAATCTCCGAACTGAAACCCTTGCCGGAGCGACGACCTTTTTGACGATGGTGTACATCGTCGTCGTCAATCCTGCCATCCTGTCGGAAACAGGGATGGACTTCGGCGCCGTTTTTGTGGCGACGGTGTTAGCCGCCTCGCTCAGCACGCTCATCATGGGCGTGTTCGCCAACTATCCTATCGCCATCGCGCCGGGAATGGGGCTGAACGCTTATTTCGCCTACAGTGTTGTGGGACAAAACGGTGTCGGATGGGAAACGGCGATGGGGGCGGTACTCGTCGCGGGACTGTTGTTCTTGCTGCTCACCCTTACGACGTTGCGCGAAAGTTTGATTAAGGCGATTCCCACCAGTCTCAAAAACGGCATAACGGCCGGGATCGGACTGTTTATCGCGTTTATCGGTTTGAAATCAGCCGGTATCATCGTCGACGACGAGGTCAACCTCGTCGGATTGGGCGACTTGCACGCTCCAGTGACTATCCTCAGTTTGGCCGGGTTGCTCTTCACCCTGGTACTCATGACGTTGCGCGTACCGGGAGCGCTCTTTTTCGGCATGGTGTGCACGGGGGTCGTCGGTTGGCTATCGGGAATGCTCCACATCGAGGGACCGTGGGTGGCAGCACCTCCGAGCCTCGCCCCAACGTTCGGTGAAGCCGTCGTTGCGCTTCCTGACGTGTTCAGTCAAGGATTGTACGCCGTCATATTCGCCTTCCTGCTCGTGACGTTGTTCGACACAACAGGGACGATGATCGGTGTCGCCGAACAAGCGGGACTCATGAAGAACGGTGTTTTCCCGCGGATGAAACCGGCACTGTTCGCCGACGCCCTCGGGATGACGACCGGGGCTGTCATGGGGACGACTCCAACGAGCGCCTACATTGAATCGTCTGCCGGTGTGGCAACCGGCGGACGCACCGGCTTTACGGCTGTAGTCGTCGGTGTCTTGCTCCTCGGGACACTGTTTTTCGCACCGGTCGTCAGTGCCATCGCCGCCCTTCCGGCCATTACTGCGCCGACACTGATCATCGTCGGCTGCTTTATGATGGGCGGTCTGGCCAAAGTGGAGTGGAATGACTTTGACGAGGCGTTCCCCGCCTTTATCGTCATGTTGAGCATGCCCCTGACGTCGAGCATCGCCACCGGGATCGCCCTCGGTTTCATCACGTACCCGCTGTTGAAAATCGTCCGCGGCAATTTCCGCGACGTCCATCCGCTCCTGTACGTGTTCATGTTGTTGTTCACGTTACAGCTGGCGTTTCTACCAGAATAGCGGGCTCACAACAGCGGGGAGAACAGGCGGGCGCTTGATTCCTTCAGTTTTTGCCGCAGGGGCCGGCCGTACACGTCCCCGAGAGTGACGCGGCGGCTGTCCTTGAGGTCTTGCTGAAAATCCTCCTCTAACCGCTTCACGATCCCCTCATCATATATGAGGGCGTTCACCTCAAAGTTGTAATAAAAACTGCGGATGTCCATATTGGCAGTTCCCAGCGAGGCGACGACCCCATCCACGATCAAAATTTTGGCGTGGATAAACCCCTTTTCGTACAAATAGACGTTCACACCGGCTTCCAGCAGTTCTTGCACGTACGACATCGTAGCCCAGAACACGATCTTGTGATCAGGGCGGGAAGGAAGAATCAGTTTGACGTCCACACCACTTAAAGCCGCTGTCTTGATTGCCATCAGCATGCTGTCGTCAGGGATGAAGTACGGCGATGTGATGTGTACTGACTGGGTCGCGGACGTGACAGCGGTAAAATACGCTTGCATGATCGCCTCCCATTCGGAGTCCGGTCCGCTGGCGGCAATTTGTACAAATTGTTTTTCACGCACATTGTGCGCCGGAAAGTAGATTTCCTCCTGCAGCCGGTAGTGGGACTCCCCCTTCACAAAATCCCAATCCATCAAAAAGATCGCCTGTAACAAGGCCACTGCGTCTCCCCGCACCTCCAGATGGGTATCCCGCCAAAAACCCATCCGCGGGTCTTTCCCCAAGTATTCATCCCCGATGTTGAGGCCGCCCATAAAGGCGACCTTTCCGTCAACGACGACAATTTTTCGGTGATTGCGGTAGTTCAGTTTACTTGTAATGACCGGAAACGCAACAGGTAAAAACGGATAAATTTCCACACCGGCCTCTCTCAACTCGTCGATGTAGGAGCGGCGCAAGTCCATGCTGCCCACTCCGTCGTAGATGATCCGCACTTCTACACCGGCACGGGCCTTTTCAATCAAAACGCGCTGAATGTCCCGCCCAATTTGGTCGTCGCGCCAGATGTAGTACTGCATGTGGATGTGGTGCGTCGCTTCGTTCAACGCCTGAATGATAGCGCGAAACGTCTCCACACCGTTCGTCAAAATGTGAATCCGGTTGTGCACAGTAAACGGCGACCGTGAATTGCGCAGCACGAGATTTACCAGGCGGCGCCGGTTGACATCCTCCGCTAAGATGGGTTCCGATTCCCGGACTCCCAACTGCTTCTCCGCGACTTGCTGCAGCCCTCCGAAGTCAGCCAGCTCCTTCCGGCGGAACCGCTTCTTCTTGCGGATATTTTGTCCAAACACGAGGTAAAAGAAAAAGCCGACGATGGGAAGGAAAGTCAAGACAATGAGCCAAGCCAGCGTCTTGGACGGATTGCGGTTCTCCAACACAATGACCACAGCGATAAAACCGAAAAATATAAACGCGATACCCGAAGCGAAGATCCCCACCAATCCACAGCATTCCGCCTCACATTCTGCGACTTATCGTGTACCTAGCACCCATCGGTGTATAGCCGTGGCCACACCGTCTTCCTCATTCGTCACGGTCACCCAGTCGGCCGCTTCTCTGACCCGTTCCTGGGCGTTGCCCATCGCCACTCCGATGCCGGCAGACCGGATCATGGCCACGTCGTTCAAACTGTCCCCAACTGCGAGAACGTCGTCCATGGAGAAGTTTAACTGGCGGCACACCGTTTCCAGTGCAGCCGCTTTGCTGACCCCTTTAGCATTCACCTCGATATTCGTCGGGGTCGAGTTGCTCACCTCAAGCTCGCCGGTTTCCACAAGCTTCTTCCAAATGGTGTTGCGGACGTCATCCTTTTCAGTATCGAAGCCGAACTTTAGCCATTTGTGGTCGTGGACACTGCCCGGGATGGCGCCTCCATCCCAAACCCGCTCAGCCGTCGCTCCCCAGACGCGAGTCCTGTACTGTTCCCCCATGCGGTACATCCACTCCACCAACTCCGAAGACAACGCGCGCCTGTGCCACAACTTCCCTGACGCATCCCACACTTCCGCCCCGTTACTCGTCACCAGATAGGACGTCAAACGAAGTGAACGGGCGTACTCCCGTGTGCTGGCTATAAACCGTCCGGTGCTCAGTACAACGTGAACCCCTTTTTGTTGTGCCAGGTGAATAGCTTCCCGGTTAGCCCGCGAGACCTCCAAGTCTCTGTTCAGCAACGTGCCGTCCATATCCAATGCAATCAGTTTGATGGACTTCATTCCGCAAGTCTCCTCCGTTTTTCTCCTTTAACCCTACATCTTATCACACAAAGACGCAAAAACTAAGGGCAGAACACTGCAGGTGAAGGGAGATGATGCCAGTGTCTAAAAAACACCGCCAGGCTAACAAACGCGGGGAACAGCTGACGCCGGAAGAATGGTCAGCAGAACAGCTCGAACACAAGCAGGAGAACGACGGGCGGGAAAAAGAGCCGATCGAGAACCGCAGGACGGACGGACCGAATATTCCGTCGACTTAATGTTAAAAGCGTTATACACGACTGCCATCCAAAAAAACCGCGCGAAGGTCCTTTCCTCCGTGGAAGAGGTGCCTTTCGCGCGGTTTCTCGGTTAACGATCCCCTTTGGGAGGTTGTTTCGCTTCTTCTCCATCCCTCCCTTCAAAGCGCAAACCCCAGCCTGTTAAAGCGGCCAACAGCATCACGATGACGAGAAACCACCCTTGAAAGACGAACGGGAAGACAGAGGTCGGCTGTACAACGGGCAGCCACTCGTAGCGCTCTTGCAATCCGACCATCGTGCCTAATCCGAGCAACACTGGAGCACCCCAAGGAAAAATGTAACCGAGCGCCGATGTCATCGCATCCAGCATATTCGCCCGCCGGTAACGGTGTATGCTGTACTTTTCACCAATTTCCTTTACAAAGGGAGCAGCCGCAATTTCAGCCGCCGTATTGATCGTAATAGCACTGTTCAGCAGGGCGACTATGCCCCAAATGGCCAATTCTGCCCTGCGGACGATGCCGTTGATCCATCTCATCAAGGCGCGCGTCATGACTTCCATCGTTCCGCCTAAGCGGAGTAAATGGGATGCCGCAACAATGAGCAAAATGAGAATGGCCATGTTCACGTACCCAGCTATTCCGTCAACTAAAGCCCCTTCCACATAGACGTCCGACTCCGGGTTGAAACGGATAATGTCGCCCATCGTCCCCAAATTCAAACCGATGACAATGGGAATGGAAGACACAATGCCCCACGTCAAGGAAGTAATCAGATGTTGTCCGGAGAGGGCGAGGACAATGACGAGGATAAACGGTATGAGCAACACAAGTCCTGCAGGACTCGTGGACTCTTGCATCGCCTGCAGCGCAGTTGTATCCGTTATTTCTGTCTCGCCGCCTCCGCCAAATACGGCAAAGAGGATGAGAGCCGGTACCGCTGCAGCAATGGAGTATTTAAAGCGCGAACGCACGACTCCCGGCACATCGGCATCCTGCGTCGTCGCCGACACGATCGTCGTGTCCGAAACAGGTGCCAGATTGTCTCCAAACACTGCCCCTGCCAAAATGGCGGCAAAGAGCATCGTCGGATCGGCACCCGTGGCCACGCCTGCCGGGTACATGAGCGTGCAAAACGCGACCGTCGTCCCGTACCCGGTGCCTACAGCGGTAGAAAAGACAGAAGCCAACACAAACGTCGTCGCTACAAACAGCGAGCCGGTGACACCCGACGCTTGCCCCAACCAGACGAGCCCTTCGACCAATCCCCCCGCCTGCAACACCTGGGCAAACATCCCGGCCCAGAACCACGCCACCATGGCGATGACCCCGACCGGCTGTGCCAACCCATCAAACAACCCCTGGGCGTAATCCTCCCATTTACTTTTACAGAAGAACAAGCCCACAGCCAGGCCGATCACCGCACCCAGAACGAGCCCGATTTCAGAAGACACCCCGAGCACGCTCGTCGTCACGGCCCAAATGACGAAAATCAGCAACGGCACCGCCGCACCGAAGGCACCAAAGCGAAACTCCAATTTCTGTATGCGCTTACCTCCTGCTGCGCGTGAAAAGACTTCTTTCTGGCCGCTTAACTCCATGGCGATAAAACCCTCCTCTTTTTTTATCCTTCCACAGTGTAGCACAAGTGTCCAGACCCTTGCTATTTCCCGACTGTTAAGGTATTTTTTTAACACGCTTACACGTTTGGAATGTATATGCAACGGAAGGTGACGACATCATGGGGACTATTTTAATTGCAGATCGGGACCAGACTGAACGCTTCGGCATACGTTGGTTCATCCAGTCTAACCGCATACATTTTGACCGTGTCAGCGAAGCCGGAAACCTGAAAGACGCTGTGGAGTACATCAAAATGTACAAACCAGACGTCGTCTGCATCGAGTTGGAGATGGTGCCTCCCCAGCACATGCGCGACATTGCGCTGTTGCTGCGCCAATACGCTCGCTGGACTATATGCTTGACAGCCGAACCGGTCTATGAACGGGCCCTGCAAGCGATCGATTTTCACGGCAGGAGCTTATTAGTGAAACCGTTGTCGCCAGAACAACTGAAGCGGTCACTGTTGCAGGCGTCACGACAGTATTCGCGGAAATCCCAAACAGACACCATCCTACCCGCGCCGGACATTGTGCACTCCCACTTTTTCATTCCGCACCCGCTGTACGAACGGAATTACAGTTTGATCGTGTTGCGTCCGGAAGAAACCCGTCACCTTTCAACGCTGTACAACTGGATAGAACAGTACGCTTTCCCCCACCTTGTGAAACACTTCGCTTTGCAACACGACGTCGTGTGCGTCCTTAAAATCCCTAAGGAACAAGAAAAGGCGGTCCTCCAACAGGAAGGGCAGCGCATACTGGAGCGGTGGGTCAGCGATCACCCGCACTGTCGATTGAGTCTCGCCGTCCACCCCTCTTCAGTCCCCGCCGCCAGTATCCACGACATGTACACAAGAACAGCGGACATGTTTAAACTGAGTTTTTTCAAAGGGCTGCAACAGCTTTTTTGGGTGGACGAAAACGTGATATTTAATCCTGTGGACCCATTCCTGACTCCCGAAGAACAGCGGGAATGGATGACCATGCTAGATGACGGAGACAAACATGCCGTCAAAGAGTGGCTGTACCGCCGATTCACTAGTTTTCAAAACCCGTACCCCGAT includes the following:
- a CDS encoding helix-turn-helix domain-containing protein, producing MGTILIADRDQTERFGIRWFIQSNRIHFDRVSEAGNLKDAVEYIKMYKPDVVCIELEMVPPQHMRDIALLLRQYARWTICLTAEPVYERALQAIDFHGRSLLVKPLSPEQLKRSLLQASRQYSRKSQTDTILPAPDIVHSHFFIPHPLYERNYSLIVLRPEETRHLSTLYNWIEQYAFPHLVKHFALQHDVVCVLKIPKEQEKAVLQQEGQRILERWVSDHPHCRLSLAVHPSSVPAASIHDMYTRTADMFKLSFFKGLQQLFWVDENVIFNPVDPFLTPEEQREWMTMLDDGDKHAVKEWLYRRFTSFQNPYPDPELIRVRLTSVLAQLRRFMKTYHLDRKEDTETRYHDIFQTILSAPVLFSIVQEVVLFVFDLIDEANKQKEQSTTNVIERGLRYIEQNYRTPRLRLQDVAEHVNMSPSYYSHLLTKATGQSFRQILKSVRLKHAKKLLAESTWTVQEITEHVGFTDANYFSRIFKEATGETPREYRQKKSKKSKEK